In the genome of Variovorax sp. PAMC26660, the window GACGCGGCGGACGTGCGCATCGGACGTCAACCGACGGGAGCGCATTGATGCGGCCTTGTCTTTCAACTTTCAATCCACCCAGCTTCATTCGTCTAGACGAGATACGGAGTCCTTCATGAGTGAAATCAGCCGCACCGCCCTTTTCGGCAAACTCAATTCGCTGGCCTACAAGGCCATCGAAGGCGCGACCGTGTTCTGCAAGATGCGGGGCAATCCGTACGTGGAGCTGGAGCACTGGTTCGCCCAGTTGCTGCAGGCACAAGACTCCGACCTGCACCGCGTGATCCAGCACTACGGCCTGGACGTGTCGGTGATCGCCAAGGACATGACCGCTGCGCTCGACCGCCTGCCGCGCGGTGCTACCTCCATCAGTGACTTCTCGCCGCACATCGAGAACGCCATCGAACGCGCATGGACCTACGCCACGCTGCAGTTCGGCGAGGCGCAGGTGCGCACCGGCTACATCCTGGTCGGCATGCTGAAGACGCAGAGCCTGCGCAACCCGCTCTTCAACCTGTCAAAGCAGTTCGAGAAGATCAAGGTCGAAGACCTGGCCGACAACTTTCCGAAGGTGTGCGACGCCTCGCCCGAATCGCAGATGCGCGCGCAGGACGGCACCGGCATGGGCAGCGGTGCACCCGGCGAAGACTCCGGCGCGATGGCGCCGGCCGCCATGGGCAAGGGCGATGCGCTGAAGAAGTTCGCGGTCGACCTCACCGAGAAGGCGAAGAAGGGCGAGATGGACCCGGTGACCGGGCGCGACGAAGAGATCCGCCAGATCGTCGACATCCTCATGCGCCGTCGCCAGAACAACCCGCTGCTGACCGGCGAGGCCGGCGTGGGCAAGACGGCAGTGGTCGAAGGCTTCGCACAACGCCTGGCGCGCGGCGACGTGCCGCCGCAACTGAAAGACGTGAAGCTGCTCACGCTCGACATCGGCCTGCTGCAGGCCGGCGCGAGCATGAAGGGCGAGTTCGAGCAGCGCCTGCGCCAGGTGATCGACGAGGTGCAGAGTTCGCCCACGCCCATCATTCTTTTCATCGACGAGATCCACACGCTGGTGGGCGCGGGCGGTGCGGCAGGCACCGGCGATGCGGCCAACCTGCTCAAGCCCGCACTGGCGCGCGGCAACCTGCGCACCATCGGTGCCACCACCTGGGCCGAGTACAAGAAGTACATCGAGAAAGACCCGGCGCTCACGCGGCGCTTCCAGGTCGTGCAGGTGCCCGAGCCCGACGAGGTCAAGGCGATCCTGATGCTGCGCGGCGTGGCCAGCGTGCTGGAGAAGCACCACCGCGTTCAGTTGCTCGACGAGGCCATCGAGGCGGCCGTGAAGCTGAGTCACCGCTACATACCCGCGCGGCAGTTGCCCGACAAGGCGGTGAGCCTGCTCGACACGGCGTGCGCGCGCGTGGCCGTGTCGCAGCATGCGACGCCGCCAGAAGTGGAAGACTGCATGCGTCGCATCGAAGGGCTCACGGTCGAGCAGGAGATCATCGGCCGTGAAGAGGCCATCGGCATCGATGTGACCAAGCGTGCGGCACAGGTGTCCGCGTTGCTGGCCGAATCGAATGTGCAGCTAGAAGCGTTGAATTTGCGCTGGAAAGAAGAGAAGGGGCTGGTTGATCGGCTGCTCGAACTGCGCGCGAAGCTGCGGGCGGGCAACAAGCCGGTGGATGCTGCCTTACTCCCTCCCCTTCCGGGGGAGGGCAGGGGTGGGGGCAGCGGCCCATCCAATGCTGACGATGGTGCAAAGGCCGTCGAGCCCCCACCCCAACCCTCCCCCGGAAGGGGAGGGGGAGAGACAGGGGGAGGGAGCGAAGACCGGGCGGTGCTGCTTGCCGAGTTGCATGAGCTGCAAGCGAAGATTCATGCGGTGCAGGGTGAGTCGCCGCTGATCCTGCCCTCCGTCGACGAGCAAGCCGTGGCCTCGGTCGTCGCCGACTGGACCGGCATTCCCGTCGGCCGCATGGTCAAGAACGAAGTCGAGGCGGTGCTCAAGCTTGCCGACACGCTGAACATGCGCGTGATCGGCCAGAAGCACGGCCTCGAGATGATCGCGCGCCGCATCCAGACATCGCGTGCGCGCCTCGACAACCCGCAAAAGCCCATCGGCGTCTTCATGCTCTGCGGCACCTCCGGCGTCGGCAAGACCGAGACCGCGCTCGCGCTGGCCGAGGCGCTGTACGGCGGCGAGCAGAACATCATCACCATCAACATGAGCGAGTTCCAGGAGGCGCACACCGTCTCCACGCTCAAGGGCGCGCCGCCCGGCTATGTGGGCTACGGCGAGGGCGGCATCCTGACCGAAGCGGTGCGTCGTCGCCCGTACAGCGTGGTGCTGCTCGACGAAGTGGAGAAGGCCCACCCTGACGTGCACGAGATCTTCTTCCAGGTCTTCGACAAGGGCTGGATGGAAGACGGCGAGGGCCGCATGATCGATTTCAAGAACACGATCATCCTGTTGACCACCAACGCCGGCAGCGAGCTGGTGATGAGCATGTGCCGCGACCCCGAGCTGCTGCCCGACTCCAACGCACTGGCCGATGCACTGAAGGCACCGCTGATGAAGGTGTTCCCGCCCGCGCTGCTGGGCCGTATCGTCACCATTCCCTATTACCCGCTGTCGCCCGACATGATGAAGAAGATCGTGCGGCTGCAACTGGGCCGCATCAAGAAGCGGGTGGAGGCCAACCATGGCGTGCCTTTCGACTACACGGAAGCGGTGGTCGATCAGGTGGTGGCGCGTTGTCAGGACCCGGAGTCGGGTGGCCGCGTGATCGACGCGATCCTCACCAACACCGTGCTGCCCACGATTTCTGTCGAGTACCTGCAACGTCTGGCTTCGGGTGGAGAAATTCGCCGCGTTGCGCTGGACGTGAAGGACGCCGACTTTACTTACGCGTTTGACTGAAATGAAAACCTGTTTTTTTAGTCGTCGCGTTGTGGTTGGAGTGCGCTTTTCTGGGCGCTGCTGTTCAGGGCGACGCTCACGCCGACACGGTGCTCTTTTTCGCGAATGTCCCCCGCTTCGCTCCTCCTTTATTTCGCGAAAAAGAGCCCCGTATCGACGTGAGCGCTCAGAGCACTGGTTGATCGGCCGGAAACGCACAGCGTGCCCATGTGCGAATGACGCCGGGTGCTCCCCGCAGCGAGATAAAGGAGGAGCGAAGCGGGGGACATTCGCGGAGGGGAGCACCTGGTGTCATTCGCACTCGCCCTGAACAGCAGTGCCCCGAACAAAACACGAAGACAGCTCAGACACAACAAGCCCGCTGAAATGCCCCCACCTTCAAGAGAAAAAAGATGGCCGACCACGAGTTCCGCATCGAAAGCGATTCGCCCGCCAACAAGGACCTGATGTTCTGGCGCATCGTGGGCCACGAGGCGTTCTCGCGGCCGTCGAGCTACGAACTCACGGTCCTGTCGACCAACCGCGCCATCGACCCCCGGGCCATCCTCGGGCGTGCGTTCGATGTGGTCATCGAGTTCTTCGACGCCGACGAAGGCAAGCACGAACGCCACGCCCAGGGCCATGCCGTGCGCTTCGCGCGCGGCGCGCAGATCGGCCGCTTCTTCGAATACCGCATCAGCCTGCGCTCTTGGTTCTGGCTGCTCACCAAACGCACCAACTCGCGCATCCTGCAAGAAAAGCCGGTGCTCGAAGTGCTCGACGCCGTGTTCGAGGACAGCCCGATCAAGGCCGTCAAGAAAATCAAGACCGACGGCGTGACCGGCCCGCACGCGCTTCGCCGCTACTGCGTGCAATACCAGGAGAGCGACTACCGCTTTCTCTCGCGCATCCTCGAGGACGAGGGCATCTACTACTGGTTCGACGCGCACACCGCGCCCGGCACCATGATGCTGGCGGACGTGACCGACATGGCGCACGCCGGCCTGCCCGTGAAGGGCGTGCTCGACTTCGTGACGGCCGGCGCGAGCGAGGCGCGCTTCAACCAGATCGAGCGCTGGACCACCGCGCGCCAGCTTCAGTCGGGCAAGTACGCCTCGCGCGACGTGGACTACAAGGCGATCAAGCGGCTGCTGAGCACCGGTGCCGACATGTCCGACAACCACGAGCTTGCCGACTTCGAGGTCTTCGAATACCCGGGCGGCTACTTCAACTCGGACGACGCCGAGGCCGTGCTGGCCGTGCGCGCCGACGAACTCGACACGCGGCACGAACCGCACTGGGCCGTCACCCACTGGCCGGACGTCGCGGTGGGCCACAGCTTCACCTTCAGCGGTGACCCCGACGGCGCAGGCGACGACGACTACATCATTGCCGGCTGCACCTTCGCCGCCACGCACCCCGGCTACGAGGGCCTGGGCGCGGAGATCGCCGTGCAGCCGATCCGCCGCGTGCTGCAGGACGCGCTGCTCGACGACGCGGTCAACTCCGGCTGCATCGACGCCTTCCTCGCAATGATCGACACCACGCCCGCGCTCAGCGACAGCACGCGCGGCACCAGCACCTTCCTGATCACCGCGCTGTCGGCCAAGCAGGCCTTCCGCCCGCCGCGCCTCACGCCGCGCGTGACCATGCCCGGCCCGCAGAGCGCGATCGTCGTCGGCGCCAAGGGCAAGGAGCTGGACGTGGACGAGATGGGGCGCGTCAAGGTGCACTTCCACTGGGACCGCTACGACGATCGCGAAGAGCACGGCGAAAAGTCGACCTGCTGGATTCGCGTGTCGCAGCCCTGGGCCGGCAAGGCGTGGGGCGGCTACTTCATGCCGCGCATCAAGCAGGAGGTGATCGTCGACTTCATGAACGGCGACCCCGACCGGCCGATCATCGTCGGGCGGGTCTACAACGACGACCAGCCGATCCCCTACAAGTCGCCGACCCAGAGCGGCTTCAAGACACGCTCGACGCCCGGCGGCGGCCCCTCGAACTACAACGAGATCATGTTCGAGGACAAGAAGGGCTCGGAGCTGGTCAACATCCATGCCGAGCGCAACATGTCGACCTCGGTGGAGGTGGACGACTCGCTTTCGGTCGGGCGCGACCAGAGCGAGACGGTGGACCGCGACCGCACCGCGCTGGTCAAGCGCAACGAGAAGAACACGGTGGCCGAGATACAGACCAACGTGGTGGGCATCTCGCAGAGCAACAGCATCGGCGCGGGCGGCCAGAAGACGCAGGTGCTGGGCTTCCAGGAAAACATCTTCCATGCAGGCCAGAAGACCTCGGTGATCGGCTTCCAGGCGCTCGTGGTGTCGGCCAACCAGAACGTGGCCATCGGCGGCTTCCAGGGGACCGTGGTGGGCGCGAACCAGGACGTGGGCGTGGTCGGCTTCCAGACCACCTCGGTGGGCGCCGACATGGCCTACCTTGTCACCGGCAACACCAAGATGCAGAGCGGCGGCGTGCGCAACGACGTCACGGGTGGCAAGCACGCGATCATGGCCAACCAGATCAAGCTGGTGAGCAACACCTCGGTCGACATCATGGCGGTGGGCGACATCAACGCCACCTCCATCGGCTCCAACACCACCGTGCTGGGCTCCAACTCCAGCGGCTACATCGGCTCGAACAGCGAGGCCAACCTGGGCGTCACGCGCTCCACCTTCATGGGGCTGAGCATGAGCAATGCGCTGGCGGTGGACATCGCGAACTTCGCGGGTGTGCAGATCGAGAACACGGCGGCCATCCGGCTCAGCAACGTGGCAACGGTCAACCTGAGCCAGAACGGCATAGACCTCGACCTGCAGACGATGAAGATCATCTCGGGCGGTGGTGGTGGCGGCGCTGCCGCCAGCGGTGGCGTGGTGGGCATGGTCGCGGGTTTCGCGATCGGCGGCGCTGCGCTGGTCAGGGGGCTCTTCGACATCAATGCCACTTTCGAGCAGTACCAGAAGGCCAAGACGGACCTGGAGACGGCCGCGCAGGAAGCGCGCGACCAGGGCCTGACGAACCTCGCCAGCCGGCTGACCCGGATGGCGGCCATCGCGGACCGGCGAGGGACCGAAGGCGGGCTGGCCATGATTCCCATCGTCGGCGGCTTGGCGATGGCGTTCGACGATCAGTTTCTCGGCGGCACCAATGCCAGCCGCACCGCCGATGCCCTGTCGAAAGAAGCCGCACCCTCGACAGGCGCCGGCCCCACCGTGCCGCCCGCGCCCGTCATTCCGGCCGTGCCGGACATGCCCCCGCTCCCACCGCCCTACACGCCACCCCATGGCGGCTCCTGAGGCCGTTCGCGCATGCAAGTGACCAAGCCCCAGGCGCTCGGCCTGTCGACCCGGCCGATGGAGTACAGAAAACGCTTCGGCCTGTGCGTGACCGCCTGCCTGCATGTGCCCTTTGCGCAGGGCGAGCGCGGCGCGCTGTGGAGCGAGCAGTCGATGTGGGACTTCCTGGCGCAAGAGATGGCGGTGCCGCTGATCGACGAAGGCGTGGCCAAGCTCACGGCCGAGTTCCTGGTGCACGGCCGCGCGTTCCCATCGCCCGAGCAGGCCGCCGCCTGCGCCGTGCGCGCGCGGCTGGGTGCGCGCGAGAAAACCCTGCTGGTCTTCGGCGAGCGCCGCTGGGACGGCGCGCAGGCCACCGCCCCCGAGCCCTTCGAGCAGATGCCGATCGACTGGGCGCATGCCTACGGCGGCGCGGACTTCGCCCTCAACACCGCGGGCAAGGGCCGTGCGGTACGGGGCGGCGCGCAGTGGCTACCGAACGTCGAGATGCCGGGCAGCCGCTTGCTGCGGCCCGACCATGCGGTGCCGCCGGCAGGCTTCGGCGCGCTCGACCTCATGCATCCGCAGCGCGCGCAATACCGGGGCACCTACGACGCCGGCTACATGCAGGCGCACGCGCCAGGATTTCCGCCCGACCTGGACTGGCGCCACTTCAACCTTGCGCCGCCGGACCAGTGGTTCGAGCAGCCGCTGCGTGGCGACGAGCCCTTTGCCTTCGATCACATGCATGCGGAGCAGGCGCACATCGAAGGCCGCCTGCCAGGCCTTTGCGCGCGCGTGTTCGCGGGCTATCGCACCGGCGGCGAAGGCAGCGAGCCCAAGCTGCGCGAAGTACCGCTGCGGCTGACGACCGCGTGGTTCTTTCCGCATGCCGAGCGCGCCATCCTGCTGTTCCAGGGGCTGGCCGAAGTTGCCACCGACGACGGCGCCGATGTCGTGTCGCTGATGGGCGCGGTCGAGCGGCTCGGCGAGCGCCGCAGCGACGCGCACTATGCGGACGCGATCGCGCGCCGCGCCGATCCGCGCACGGGCAGCGTCCACATGCTGCACGACGGCGACCTGCTGCCCGACGGGCTCGACACCTTCGATCCCGCCGTCGAGGCCGCGCGCGCGGCCTTCGCCATGGACGGCCTGCAAGGCGAGGCGCAATACCTGCGCGCCGAGACCGACGTGGCCCTGGCGCGCGAAGAGGTCCGCGCCCAGGGGCGGGACCCCGACGCCCTCGGCATCAAGATGCCGGTGCGCGAGAAAGTGCCCACCGGTGCGGCGCTCGCGCCCTACATGGAACGCCAGATGAAGGAAGCCGAGCGCCAGCAGTGGGCCGCGCTCGAAGACGCCGTGACGCAGGCGGAAAAGGCGTTGGCGTTCGCGGCCGAGCACAAGCTGCCGCTGGCCGCGCTGCAGCATCGCGGGCCGCCGCGCTTCAGCGCCGAAGGACGCTTCGACGCGATGCGCGCCGATTTCTCTGCGCAGGGCAAGGCGGTGGACACCGTCACCGTCTACCCCGCGCTCGTGCAGCAGGAGGCCGCCGAGCGGCTGGCCTACCGGCAGTCCGCGCATGCGCAGGCACCGGCCGACCCCATGCCGGCGGCCGAGGCGCAAGCGCTGCGCGGCGAGATCGGGCGGGCCGCAGCCAGCGGCATGCGCTACTTCGAGAACATGGACCTCACGGGCGCCGACCTCTCGGGCCTCGATCTGCGCGGCGTGAGTTTCGCGGGCGCCTGGCTGGAGAGCGCCAACCTGTCGAAGTCCAATCTTTCGGGCGCCGACTTCTCGGGCGCCGTGCTCGCGCATGCCGACCTGCGCGGCGTTGTCGGCGTGGGCGCGAAGTTCGCCCAGGCCAACCTCGGCGGCGCGCAATTGGTCGGCGCGGTGCTCGACGAGGCCGATCTGCGCGGCGTCGTGCTGAGCGGCTGCCTGCTCGCCGGCACCCAGTTGCGTCGCGCGCAACTGGCCGGCGCCCAGTTGCTCGACACCCGATGGGGCGCGGCCGACTGGAGCGGCGTGCACGCGGCACGCCAGGTGTTCTACAAGCTCGACCTGCAGGGCCTGGTGCTGGCCGAGGCCGATCTCGACGACTGCAGCTTCATCGAGTGCGACCTGAGCGGCTGCGACCTGCGCGCCGCGCGGCTGCAGCGCGGCAATTTCGTCGGCTGCAAGCTCGACGGCGCGCGACTGGCCGGCGTGCAGGCCGAGGGCGCAGTGTTCGTGCAGGGCTGCAGCCTTGCCGGTGCCGACCTGAGCGGCGCACAGTTGATGCGCTGCAACCTGGGCGAGACCCAGCTCGAAGGCGCGCGGCTCGTGCAGGCGCGGCTCGATGGCGCCAACCTCACCGGCGCACGCTTTGTGCGCTGCGACCTGCGCCTGGCCAGCGCGGCGGGCGCCATGCTGCGCAAGGCTGTGCTGCGCCACGCCGTGATGGCGGGCATG includes:
- a CDS encoding type VI secretion system Vgr family protein — protein: MADHEFRIESDSPANKDLMFWRIVGHEAFSRPSSYELTVLSTNRAIDPRAILGRAFDVVIEFFDADEGKHERHAQGHAVRFARGAQIGRFFEYRISLRSWFWLLTKRTNSRILQEKPVLEVLDAVFEDSPIKAVKKIKTDGVTGPHALRRYCVQYQESDYRFLSRILEDEGIYYWFDAHTAPGTMMLADVTDMAHAGLPVKGVLDFVTAGASEARFNQIERWTTARQLQSGKYASRDVDYKAIKRLLSTGADMSDNHELADFEVFEYPGGYFNSDDAEAVLAVRADELDTRHEPHWAVTHWPDVAVGHSFTFSGDPDGAGDDDYIIAGCTFAATHPGYEGLGAEIAVQPIRRVLQDALLDDAVNSGCIDAFLAMIDTTPALSDSTRGTSTFLITALSAKQAFRPPRLTPRVTMPGPQSAIVVGAKGKELDVDEMGRVKVHFHWDRYDDREEHGEKSTCWIRVSQPWAGKAWGGYFMPRIKQEVIVDFMNGDPDRPIIVGRVYNDDQPIPYKSPTQSGFKTRSTPGGGPSNYNEIMFEDKKGSELVNIHAERNMSTSVEVDDSLSVGRDQSETVDRDRTALVKRNEKNTVAEIQTNVVGISQSNSIGAGGQKTQVLGFQENIFHAGQKTSVIGFQALVVSANQNVAIGGFQGTVVGANQDVGVVGFQTTSVGADMAYLVTGNTKMQSGGVRNDVTGGKHAIMANQIKLVSNTSVDIMAVGDINATSIGSNTTVLGSNSSGYIGSNSEANLGVTRSTFMGLSMSNALAVDIANFAGVQIENTAAIRLSNVATVNLSQNGIDLDLQTMKIISGGGGGGAAASGGVVGMVAGFAIGGAALVRGLFDINATFEQYQKAKTDLETAAQEARDQGLTNLASRLTRMAAIADRRGTEGGLAMIPIVGGLAMAFDDQFLGGTNASRTADALSKEAAPSTGAGPTVPPAPVIPAVPDMPPLPPPYTPPHGGS
- a CDS encoding DUF2169 domain-containing protein, with protein sequence MQVTKPQALGLSTRPMEYRKRFGLCVTACLHVPFAQGERGALWSEQSMWDFLAQEMAVPLIDEGVAKLTAEFLVHGRAFPSPEQAAACAVRARLGAREKTLLVFGERRWDGAQATAPEPFEQMPIDWAHAYGGADFALNTAGKGRAVRGGAQWLPNVEMPGSRLLRPDHAVPPAGFGALDLMHPQRAQYRGTYDAGYMQAHAPGFPPDLDWRHFNLAPPDQWFEQPLRGDEPFAFDHMHAEQAHIEGRLPGLCARVFAGYRTGGEGSEPKLREVPLRLTTAWFFPHAERAILLFQGLAEVATDDGADVVSLMGAVERLGERRSDAHYADAIARRADPRTGSVHMLHDGDLLPDGLDTFDPAVEAARAAFAMDGLQGEAQYLRAETDVALAREEVRAQGRDPDALGIKMPVREKVPTGAALAPYMERQMKEAERQQWAALEDAVTQAEKALAFAAEHKLPLAALQHRGPPRFSAEGRFDAMRADFSAQGKAVDTVTVYPALVQQEAAERLAYRQSAHAQAPADPMPAAEAQALRGEIGRAAASGMRYFENMDLTGADLSGLDLRGVSFAGAWLESANLSKSNLSGADFSGAVLAHADLRGVVGVGAKFAQANLGGAQLVGAVLDEADLRGVVLSGCLLAGTQLRRAQLAGAQLLDTRWGAADWSGVHAARQVFYKLDLQGLVLAEADLDDCSFIECDLSGCDLRAARLQRGNFVGCKLDGARLAGVQAEGAVFVQGCSLAGADLSGAQLMRCNLGETQLEGARLVQARLDGANLTGARFVRCDLRLASAAGAMLRKAVLRHAVMAGMNLSNAVMHHADLRGADLRRSNLFGADLSRVRLDGDVRFDDAMLKRARTWPRLTPEEQAAP
- the tssH gene encoding type VI secretion system ATPase TssH, which translates into the protein MSEISRTALFGKLNSLAYKAIEGATVFCKMRGNPYVELEHWFAQLLQAQDSDLHRVIQHYGLDVSVIAKDMTAALDRLPRGATSISDFSPHIENAIERAWTYATLQFGEAQVRTGYILVGMLKTQSLRNPLFNLSKQFEKIKVEDLADNFPKVCDASPESQMRAQDGTGMGSGAPGEDSGAMAPAAMGKGDALKKFAVDLTEKAKKGEMDPVTGRDEEIRQIVDILMRRRQNNPLLTGEAGVGKTAVVEGFAQRLARGDVPPQLKDVKLLTLDIGLLQAGASMKGEFEQRLRQVIDEVQSSPTPIILFIDEIHTLVGAGGAAGTGDAANLLKPALARGNLRTIGATTWAEYKKYIEKDPALTRRFQVVQVPEPDEVKAILMLRGVASVLEKHHRVQLLDEAIEAAVKLSHRYIPARQLPDKAVSLLDTACARVAVSQHATPPEVEDCMRRIEGLTVEQEIIGREEAIGIDVTKRAAQVSALLAESNVQLEALNLRWKEEKGLVDRLLELRAKLRAGNKPVDAALLPPLPGEGRGGGSGPSNADDGAKAVEPPPQPSPGRGGGETGGGSEDRAVLLAELHELQAKIHAVQGESPLILPSVDEQAVASVVADWTGIPVGRMVKNEVEAVLKLADTLNMRVIGQKHGLEMIARRIQTSRARLDNPQKPIGVFMLCGTSGVGKTETALALAEALYGGEQNIITINMSEFQEAHTVSTLKGAPPGYVGYGEGGILTEAVRRRPYSVVLLDEVEKAHPDVHEIFFQVFDKGWMEDGEGRMIDFKNTIILLTTNAGSELVMSMCRDPELLPDSNALADALKAPLMKVFPPALLGRIVTIPYYPLSPDMMKKIVRLQLGRIKKRVEANHGVPFDYTEAVVDQVVARCQDPESGGRVIDAILTNTVLPTISVEYLQRLASGGEIRRVALDVKDADFTYAFD